In Maniola hyperantus chromosome 13, iAphHyp1.2, whole genome shotgun sequence, one genomic interval encodes:
- the LOC117987972 gene encoding serine/threonine-protein kinase ATR-like — translation MEDDCNDGPFTVWQMFNAPTLFLFNNLEHAADGLDRLLTSILKLTGDFSEVLVPRPGASKCPDSYYCAFNTWLLGRLFYVCSVKELDRFHITSKNAQLKILNILCTNRATFYKKFHSEYYMILLQLLQYYKDDQSNNSANLVLENFTPENVQMPNLDINLEPIHVKVKDIDTCKLLIDLILQLLSESIPPSLLHNNNQKDLEDEIFKQLLFAIENFSIDLKYCCLKFFFQLIQNMNKVSIVKFKTIFSSVYRKMLSCIDALVQSMSVLYEKSEVNKILLSKFNTIFLELLQDITNDFEMENRNVLIAICTTILNNKANRIFDKELQLYCLSLSSKLEFPQNLINITDMDSSQIEKLSDCYCDQIVECIKSNATRKVELHENWYYKEVMTVIELIQTNESLKIDGFLINHHLARCYASLRILEKVNAETKKLVKYKLRTLLDKQAILNIWTTLTQLIKDHKNMIISNECTKDLFMNTVLSTINLNETMTNEDLNTTLQILCFQNTPQFSEHNFACFNDDTKLQILKYLLIAKLYLNTKVNDTWNRSITFLYNSVVINKNPDAIKEIIGLCPLLLINKVLSDSKMIGDILMPAFMTKETDIQKEVLKSLSAIACLSLGSYHIILDTAQKPMGKELFGSKTNKTIAICLCCTKCDIINETQLSTDYKTCVIEENIITASKSSTYDGVRQLFGKFLNMQLCKDIDDDYWDLVKVLCNHFYIFDYGVSTKIISDKYLKEVLRVFKHFIDDNHCEKHPEWTSNQETVVNLCINLLVQSTKISLEKNDYNQQTNTLCRIKDLGLCRNGKLILPITKLLVYFIMHPQCSLASKAIVYLRDICEFHDITPNQVYHRYKKDYCKLFVECSLYNGKDFAIYLLKVVRAFGFVGYRDFISKDVHHFLPYLIPYSVVVKEVPSMIEEIAALVQCSVSDFLIERFPHIYVHVYLTESKEASKKCYGLIEKLTKSSILNLINKHFRVILTEFLLQYCINPERVLNACRYLACHDPDASTSQGSMSMSTRQIADFLNPKFLGVLAYFDHKLANAKVALSVKRKALKSFPDIMQLMGAKYLTPLRFKVLATLKSALPLAKEFPKILAEAWGAFIHNIDSISLGPLLSNLAVSLLQQFKYAPQEINKIFQYLILNNENLLSSHISDLFFLENSNISERVKTVIKKHVKRTQPESFQEKIKWYLQHLNHDICNIKAYAFLHMDSLLKSNRSEIHKAIFGGKNIEPFIVDLIDHLLIGCKDSDPQVCLASGSCFGQLGAIEAGHLPRQYVQPDRSPFAFSINDTCFAATALVELTRAFQYEKDTMNMDCYALTIQEILKINDISPTGSKNDVWNSFPENMHQIMYPLLSSRYTLAYPSQPKKVHPLFGSVHATSFLEWAHNWTGQLIPLIQSENIRELLRTVHPSMRRDVRTLFLFLPYVLLHAIMSKTNMQYIQEEILAVIGLENLENETPPVVEKSKYKLLRHIRMTPNINSILAEEGNQSKYSKTVYNLLDFLNRWLLEWCHTSPKPLENENYKSIKKFMEKFDKLAIARGNYSCGELERALQYLELYMDEQKGRIQEQLPLLAEIYALLDEPDSVAGILTLKRSEPSLKELILTQVVTGRLQDAALCYERLAQEGQLDRNSLQGMIDCYLGLDQPFTSYRLLSEHDSEDMMELTAEPLWRLGRFEQLDELAKKPVPPSRENWGLLMGRILLAYRKQDHDIFKISCDNAMNRLLAQMNGESRGESALRSGYQSILGLHIITEASHVEDILQRLKDLEDASRQSRNIVNQLLSEWRQRLSVVQYDVRTVEPLLRIRRILLQQTQELLETTHPITANKLKTCIGDLWLQSAKHARKAGVFQQSYMYILNAEEYKPEELFIEKAKIYWARGQQEQSFTTLRRGLDEAYPQIEKLTQEQRKICAKARLLIAKYNDETTNVDVDVNIGYYNESVEVFKQWEKSLVCLGSYYEKVSTTETANNTSTLWSRRLYALNSYGKALQYGHKYLYQSMPRMLSIWLDVEVTSADTSIHAVLAQMTEVIKTYSERLPIYLYLTAFSQIVSRICHPVKEVYLQLKAIIVKLILAYPQHTLWMMMCVIKSSYPQRMKRCADVFSDPRLKEPQMLKLVCDFTQLAEKLIELCNKPIVGSGSTTTVTSLVRTLPRLLSGENFSHIMMPFQEFCKIVLPSKAARQERIDFNIPTEPPVYIAGIEEQINIIPSLQKPRKVTLKGSDGKSYIIMLKPRDDLRKDYRLMEFNVVVNRFLQDAPETRRRRLYIRTYSVLPLNEECGLIEWVPNLVGLRPVLIHIYKQKGIHTSNRELKEMMCSNRDPVEKKRRIYEEQLLPRHPPVFQEWFRRVFSDPYGWYQARSAYIRTTAVMSMVGYILGLGDRHGENISFDSTNGDTVHVDFNCLFNKGESFEWPERVPFRLTHNMEAAMGPLKHEGMFRKSCEAVMHALRAQTAALMSVIGPFVYDPLVSWGRGRSAPLDCGERTNEQALQHLSHIRQRLNGMVKTKNKQLSLSLSPEGQVEHLIVEATSIHNLCQMYIGWGPFL, via the exons ATGGAAGATGACTGTAACGATGGTCCATTCACCGTTTGGCAAATGTTCAATGCTCCTACTCTGTTCCTATTTAACAATTTGGAGCATGCTGCAGATGGTCTCGATAGATTGTTAACTTCTATCCTGAAACTAACTGG GGACTTTTCAGAAGTATTGGTGCCTCGTCCGGGGGCTTCTAAGTGTCCGGATTCCTATTATTGCGCCTTTAATACATGGCTTCTTGGCAGATTATTTTACGTGTGCTCAGTGAAAGAGCTAGATCG ATTTCACATAACAAGTAAGAATGCtcaattaaaaattttaaacataCTATGCACAAATAGAGCAACATTCTATAAAAAATTTCACTCGGAATACTACATGATTTTACTACAACTTTTGCAGTATTATAAAGATGATCAAAGTAATAATAGTGCAAATTTAGTGCTAGAAAATTTCACACCTGAGAATGTACAAATGCCAAATCTTGATATCAACTTAGAACCCATTCACGTTAAAGTGAAAGATATTGATACATGCAAGCTATTAATTGATTTAATCCTACAGCTGTTATCAGAAAGCATACCACCCagtttattacataataataatcaaaaagatCTGGAAGACgaaatttttaaacaattacTTTTTGCAATAGAAAACTTTAGCATAGATCTGAAATATTGTTGCCTAAAGTTTTTCTTTCAGTTGATACAGAATATGAATAAAGTATCCATTGTCAAGTTCAAAACCATTTTCTCAAGTGTCTATAGAAAAATGTTATCTTGTATTGATGCACTTGTTCAATCCATGAGTGTACTATATGAAAAATCTGAAGTTAACAAAATACTTCTTAGTAAATTTAATACAATTTTCTTGGAACTGTTACAAGATATAACAAATGACTTTGAAATGGAAAACAGAAATGTTCTGATAGCAATCTGCACCACAATACTGAACAACAAAGCAAACAGGATCTTTGATAAAGAACTACAACTATATTGCTTATCACTAAGCAGTAAACTTGAATTTCCTCAAAACCTAATAAATATTACTGACATGGATTCTTCTCAGATTGAAAAATTGTCTGATTGCTACTGTGACCAAATTGTGGAATGTATTAAAAGCAATGCCACAAGGAAAGTAGAAttacatgaaaattggtactaCAAAGAAGTAATGACAGTTATTGAATTAATTCAGACTAATGAAAGTTTGAAAATTGATGGATTTCTAATAAATCATCATTTGGCAAGATGTTATGCTAGTTTGAGAATACTGGAAAAAGTTAATGCAGAAACCAAAAAACTTGTAAAGTATAAACTTAGGACCTTATTAGACAAGCAAGCTATTTTAAATATATGGACAACTTTAACCCAACTAATAAAGGaccataaaaatatgataattagCAATGAGTGTACAAAAGATTTGTTTATGAATACAGTTCTTAGTACAATAAACCTAAATGAAACAATGACCAATGAAGATTTAAATACAACACTACAAATATTATGTTTCCAAAACACCCCTCAATTCTCTGAGCATAATTTTGCATGTTTCAATGATGATACAAAACTACAAATTTTAAAGTATCTTTTAATTGctaaactttatttaaatactaaagTTAATGATACTTGGAACAGAAGTATTACATTTTTGTATAACTcagttgtaataaataaaaatcctgaTGCAATAAAAGAG ATTATTGGATTATGTCCTCTTCTTCTTATCAACAAAGTGCTGTCTGATAGTAAAATGATAGGAGACATACTGATGCCAGCGTTTATGACAAAAGAAACAGATATTCAAAAGGaagttttaaaatcattatcagCCATTGCATGCCTATCACTAGGATCATACCATATTATTTTAGACACTGCTCAGAAACCTATGGGAAAGGAGTTATTTGGTAGTAAAACTAACAAAACTATTGCAATATGTCTCTGTTGTACGAAATGCGATATTATCAATGAAACCCAATTAAGTACCGACTACAAGACATGTGTaatagaagaaaatataataacagcAAGTAAAAGTTCTACGTATGATGGTGTTAGACAATTGTTTGGCAAATTTTTAAATATGCAGCTATGCAAGGATATTGATGACGATTACTGGGACTTGGTAAAAGTATTATGTAATCACTTTTACATATTTGATTATGGTGTTTCCACTAAAATTATCAGTGACAAATATTTGAAGGAAGTTCTGCGGgttttcaaacattttattgatgATAACCAT TGTGAAAAACATCCAGAATGGACCTCCAACCAAGAAACTGTAGTGAATTTATGTATAAATCTTCTAGTACAGTCTACAAAAataagtttagaaaaaaatgactaCAACCAACAGACCAATACATTGTGTCGTATCAAAGATCTAGGCTTATGTCGTAATGGTAAATTAATTTTGCCCATTACAAAACTTCTTGTTTACTTCATAATGCATCCGCAGTGCTCCCTGGCATCAAAAGCGATTGTCTATTTAAGGGACATTTGTGAATTTCACGATATCACTCCAAACCAAGTTTATCACAGATACAAGAAAGATTATTGTAAACTTTTTGTTGAATGCAGTCTGTACAATGGAAAAGATTTTGCAATATATTTGCTTAAAGTTGTGAGAGCATTTGGATTTGTTGGATACAGAGATTTTATATCAAAAGACGTTCACCATTTCTTGCCCTATTTAATACCTTATTCAGTAGTTGTAAAAGAAGTTCCATCAATGATAGAAGAGATTGCTGCACTTGTCCAATGTTCAGTGTCAGACTTTCTTATTGAGCGGTTTCCACACATATATGTCCATGTTTATTTAACTGAGTCAAAAGAAGCCTCGAAAAAGTGTTACGGCTTAATCGAGAAACTAACAAAATCCTCTATTTTAAATCTAATAAATAAGCATTTTAGAGTGATATTAACTGAATTTTTGTTACAATACTGCATTAACCCAGAAAGGGTTTTGAATGCCTGCAGATATTTAGCCTGCCATGACCCGGATGCGTCGACTTCTCAAGGCAGTATGAGCATGAGCACAAGGCAGATAGCAGATTTTCTGAATCCAAAATTTTTGGGCGTTTTGGCATATTTTGATCATAAACTGGCCAATGCCAAAGTCGCTTTGTCAGTTAAGCGCAAAGCACTGAAGAGTTTCCCTGATATAATGCAGTTGATGGGCGCTAAGTACTTAACACCTTTGAGATTTAAAGTCCTTGCCACATTGAAATCTGCCTTACCATTAGCAAAAGAGTTTCCGAAAATTCTGGCTGAAGCATGGGGCGcctttatacataatatagacaGCATATCTTTGGGTCCTCTGCTCTCAAACTTAGCCGTTTCGTTGTTGCAACAGTTCAAATATGCACcacaagaaataaataaaattttccaGTACTTAATTCTcaataatgaaaatttattaaGTTCACACATTTCGGATTTGTTCTTCCTCGAAAATTCCAATATATCTGAAAGAGTTAAAACTGTCATTAAGAAACATGTAAAAAGAACACAACCAGAATCTTTTCAGGAAAAGATTAAATGGTACCTGCAGCATTTGAATCatgacatttgtaacattaaaGCTTATGCTTTTTTGCACATGGACAGCTTGTTAAAGAGTAACAGATCGGAAATACACAAAGCAATATTTGGTGGTAAAAATATAGAACCATTCATAGTGGATCTCATAGATCACTTGCTTATTG GTTGCAAAGATTCGGATCCTCAAGTATGTCTTGCAAGCGGATCATGTTTTGGTCAGCTTGGAGCTATAGAGGCGGGTCATCTACCGAGACAATATGTACAACCAGATAGATCGCCTTTCGCCTTCTCTATAAATGATACCTGCTTTGCGGCCACTGCACTCGTTGAACTGACTAGAGCGTTTCAGTATGAGAAGGATACTATG aACATGGATTGTTATGCGCTAACAATCCAAGAAATATTAAAGATCAATGACATATCACCAACTGGATCTAAAAACGATGTTTGGAACAGTTTTCCCGAAAATATGCATCAAATAATGTATCCACTACTAAGTTCCAG GTATACATTGGCCTATCCTTCTCAACCGAAAAAAGTTCACCCTCTATTTGGATCTGTTCATGCAACGTCATTTTTGGAATGGGCTCACAA CTGGACAGGTCAATTGATACCTCTGATTCAGTCAGAAAACATTCGAGAACTGTTGCGTACAGTGCATCCGAGTATGCGTCGTGATGTTCGGACTCTATTCCTATTTCTGCCATACGTGCTGCTTCACGCAATCATGTCCAAAACTAACATGCAATATATACAGGAGGAAATCTTAGCTGTAATAG GTTTAGAAAATTTGGAAAACGAGACCCCACCTGTAGtagaaaaatcaaaatataaactGTTACGTCATATCAGAATGACTCCAAATATAAATTCAATACTAGCTGAGGAAGGAAACCAA AGTAAATACAGCAAGACAGTGTATAATCTATTGGATTTCTTGAACCGTTGGCTACTAGAATGGTGTCACACTTCCCCAAAACCTTTAGAAAATGAAAATTACAA ATCTATCAAGAAATTCATGGAGAAATTTGATAAGCTCGCCATAGCTCGTGGAAATTATTCCTGCGGGGAgcttgaaagggctttacagtACTTGGAACTGTATATGGATGAACAAAAGGGTAGAATTCAAGAGCAATTACCATTACTGGCAGAAATTTACGCTCTTTTAGACGAACCGGACTCTGTGGCTG GAATACTAACTTTGAAGAGATCGGAGCCGTCTCTGAAAGAGTTGATACTGACTCAAGTTGTGACAGGTCGCTTGCAAGACGCTGCTTTGTGTTACGAGAGACTGGCTCAGGAAGGGCAACTTGATCGTAATAGTTTGCAG GGCATGATAGATTGCTATCTCGGTCTCGATCAGCCATTTACATCGTATCGATTGCTTAGTGAACACGACTCCGAAGATATGATGGAATTGACTGCCGAACCTTTGTGGAGATTGGGCAGATTCGAACAGTTGGATGAATTGGCCAAAAAACCGGTG ccaCCATCTCGCGAAAACTGGGGCCTTCTTATGGGCAGGATCCTTCTTGCATATCGCAAGCAGGATCATGACATCTTTAAGATCTCCTGTGACAATGCTATGAATCGTTTACTAGCACAAATGAATGGTGAGAGTCGTGGCGAAAGTGCTTTGCGGAGTGGATATCAGAGTATACTTGGACTGCATATTATTACTGAGGCTTCACACGTTGAAGATATTCTGCAACG GCTAAAAGATTTAGAAGACGCCAGTAGACAAAGCAGGAACATAGTGAATCAGCTGTTAAGTGAATGGCGACAGCGTCTTTCCGTCGTTCAGTACGATGTTCGAACAGTTGAACCACTGCTAAGGATTAGAAGAATATTGTTGCAACAGACACAG gaGCTATTGGAAACAACTCACCCTATAACGGCGAATAAGCTAAAAACATGTATCGGCGACTTATGGCTACAAAGCGCAAAGCATGCTAGAAAAGCTGGCGTTTTTCAACAG tcgTATATGTATATTCTAAACGCTGAGGAATACAAGCCTGAAGAGCTTTTTATCGAAAAGGCTAAAATATATTGGGCTCGCGGACAACAAGAACAATCGTTTACAACGCTAAGAAGGGGGCTCGATGAAGCTTATCCTCAGATAGAAAAGCTTACTCAGGAACAAAG AAAAATTTGTGCTAAAGCCAGGCTTTTAATAGCGAAATACAACGACGAAACAACGAATGTTGACGTCGATGTCAATATCGGTTACTACAATGAGTCAGTTGAAGTGTTCAAACAGTGGGAGAAGAGTTTG GTTTGTTTAGGATCATACTACGAAAAAGTGAGTACGACTGAGACAGCTAACAACACAAGTACGTTATGGTCTCGACGCCTGTACGCACTTAATAGCTACGGCAAAGCGTTGCAGTATGGACACAAGTATTTGTACCAGAGTATGCCCAGGATGCTGTCTATATG GTTAGATGTAGAAGTTACCTCAGCAGATACAAGCATACACGCAGTATTGGCCCAAATGACTGAAGTTATAAAGACCTACTCGGAAAGATTGCCTATATACCTCTACTTGACCGCTTTCTCGCAAATTGTGTCCAGAATCTGTCACCCTGTTAAGGAG GTCTATTTACAACTAAAAGCGATAATAGTCAAGCTAATCCTAGCATATCCTCAACACACACTGTGGATGATGATGTGCGTCATCAAGTCCAGTTATCCTCAACGGATGAAGCGCTGCGCCGATGTCTTCTCGGACCCGAGACTGAAGGAACCGCAGATGTTGAAACTTGTGTGTGACTTCACACAACTGGCTGAGAAGCTGATTGAGTTGTGTAACAAACCTATTGTGGGCAGCGGTTCG ACAacgactgtgacgtcactcgTGCGCACTTTACCGCGCCTCCTTTCTGGGGAAAATTTTAGTCACATCATGATGCCATTCCAG GAATTCTGTAAGATAGTTCTTCCCTCAAAAGCGGCCCGACAAGAGCGCATAGATTTCAACATACCAACAGAACCACCGGTCTACATCGCCGGTATCGAAGAGCAGATTAATATTATACCGTCGCTGCAAAAACCAAGGAAAGTTACATTAAAAG gttCAGATGGAAAGTCGTACATAATCATGCTAAAGCCCAGAGACGATCTTCGCAAAGACTACCGCTTGATGGAGTTCAACGTAGTCGTGAACAGGTTCCTCCAGGACGCCCCGGAAACTCGGCGTAGGCGACTCTACATACGCACTTATAGCGTGTTGCCTTTGAATGAGGAGTGCGGCCTTATCGAATGGGTGCCGAACCTTGTGGGATTGAGGCCTGTTctcatacatatttataaacaaAAAG